A genome region from Labilibaculum antarcticum includes the following:
- a CDS encoding SusC/RagA family TonB-linked outer membrane protein translates to MKKNNLIISQRVKWRYLLFTLFVLFTFSFGAQAQELTVKGTVSGAEDGFPIPGVSIVIKGTTIGSITNVDGVYKISANVGDILIFSFIGMTSQEKTVSASFLDVDLATDVIGLQEVVAIGYGTVKKKELTGAVARVKAEDLTRIVTSDVGKALQGQVAGVNVIASSGAPGASSEILIRGLSSIGGSNNPLYVVDGVPFDGDPGLNPNEIETIDILKDAASCAIYGTRGAAGVILVTTKKGKAGSLRVSANASFGIQDIRSSTPVMNAAEQTYFNVVKDRNVSYTADDEIVLNLAKSPKGFLNDTDLGKLVFIDNASVQDYNLNISGGTEQITYNVSTGYHKTEGVIVNSNFERFNTRINTTYKKNKWTIDASAGMTQEDTDSAPGNIILQSIKYYPTQPTVNLEDDASPIYTQGGDEQTRLGSVLESFQNTDEGDRTKVFTSFRINYNLLKGLDFSTRLSYNGTKDYRKKFNPYQEVYDNNGDLKSDPSSSSVHMISSKNRKLDFEAGIKYQKKFKDHKFTVQAVYTMEDQLYDAFFAKKDGVLDNTIDVLDGTSLNAEVGSGTNYTNKQIGTLGRILYDYKSKYMLSVSARYDGSSKFAKDHRWGLFPSVSGAWNISDENFWNPIKNTVNDMKLRIGRGTVGNNRFNSYAYSAGVTNGKDYAFGTDASDILSLGSTQSQFANADIKWETSVQWNAGVDIAMFDNKLTLTAEVYDTRKKDMLFPVTVPGSASGSAGGRPTTVTLNVGDMTNRGFELAMGYRTQTGQVKWGINGTFSTNENEITRMITGSDFILTDDSGLIGGARSSSQITALAEGYEAGAFFIYTTDGIVDTNEKLAKYQQIQPSARMGDLVYEDNNGDGRISEQDRVYQGSGLPKYECGLNFIVDYKGFDFSMQWYAALGHEIMNGAKATAYGWGRHKDLLYAWSEANPETSIPTYRADMKSHENYKGYTDLWLEDGSYVRLKSITVGYSLPNSMLAKLGLSKARVYVSAQNPLTFTKYSGFDPEVGGGIEARGLDKGNYPVTSMYLVGINLNF, encoded by the coding sequence ATGAAAAAAAATAATTTAATCATATCACAAAGAGTAAAATGGCGATACTTGCTTTTTACTTTGTTTGTACTATTTACATTTAGTTTTGGGGCTCAAGCTCAGGAGCTTACTGTTAAGGGAACTGTAAGTGGAGCCGAGGATGGTTTTCCTATTCCTGGTGTTAGTATCGTTATAAAGGGTACTACAATTGGATCTATTACTAACGTAGACGGGGTTTACAAGATTTCCGCAAACGTTGGTGATATTTTGATTTTTAGTTTTATTGGAATGACTTCACAGGAAAAAACCGTTTCAGCATCCTTCTTGGATGTTGATTTGGCAACTGATGTTATAGGTCTTCAGGAGGTTGTTGCCATTGGGTATGGTACTGTTAAGAAAAAGGAATTAACCGGTGCTGTGGCTCGAGTAAAAGCAGAGGATTTAACACGTATTGTTACTTCGGATGTTGGAAAAGCACTTCAAGGCCAGGTTGCTGGGGTAAATGTAATTGCGAGTTCGGGAGCTCCGGGTGCTTCTTCAGAAATATTAATTCGAGGTTTATCCTCAATTGGAGGATCAAATAATCCACTTTATGTAGTTGATGGAGTTCCATTTGATGGAGATCCAGGATTGAATCCAAATGAAATAGAGACAATTGATATCTTAAAGGATGCAGCTTCCTGTGCTATTTATGGTACACGAGGTGCGGCGGGAGTAATTCTGGTTACCACTAAAAAAGGTAAAGCCGGATCGCTTAGAGTTTCTGCAAATGCAAGTTTTGGTATTCAGGATATTAGATCTTCTACACCTGTAATGAATGCCGCAGAGCAAACTTATTTTAATGTTGTAAAAGATAGAAATGTATCATATACTGCTGATGATGAAATTGTGTTGAATCTGGCAAAATCGCCAAAAGGATTTTTAAATGATACGGATTTAGGAAAACTTGTTTTTATAGATAATGCTTCAGTTCAGGATTATAATTTGAATATATCGGGAGGTACCGAACAAATTACTTATAATGTAAGTACAGGATATCACAAAACAGAAGGTGTAATTGTTAATTCTAATTTTGAACGCTTTAATACGCGTATCAATACAACTTATAAGAAAAATAAATGGACAATTGATGCTAGTGCAGGTATGACACAAGAAGATACCGATAGTGCACCAGGCAACATTATTTTACAATCAATTAAGTATTATCCAACGCAACCAACAGTTAATCTTGAAGATGATGCGAGTCCTATTTATACGCAAGGTGGTGATGAGCAAACTCGATTAGGTTCTGTATTGGAGAGTTTTCAAAATACCGATGAAGGAGATAGAACAAAAGTATTTACAAGTTTTAGAATTAATTATAATTTACTTAAAGGCCTAGATTTTTCTACCCGATTAAGTTATAATGGAACAAAAGACTACAGAAAGAAATTTAATCCTTATCAGGAAGTATACGATAACAATGGAGATCTGAAAAGTGACCCTTCTTCAAGTTCTGTGCACATGATTTCCAGCAAAAACCGCAAGTTAGATTTTGAGGCAGGAATAAAGTACCAGAAGAAATTCAAGGATCATAAATTCACCGTACAAGCTGTTTATACCATGGAAGATCAGCTTTATGATGCATTTTTCGCAAAGAAAGATGGTGTTTTGGACAATACAATTGATGTGCTTGATGGAACTTCTTTAAATGCAGAGGTTGGATCAGGAACCAACTATACCAATAAGCAAATTGGAACATTAGGACGTATTTTGTACGATTACAAAAGCAAATATATGTTGAGTGTTAGTGCGCGGTACGATGGTTCTTCAAAATTTGCTAAAGATCACCGTTGGGGATTGTTTCCTTCAGTATCCGGAGCTTGGAATATTTCTGACGAGAACTTCTGGAATCCTATAAAAAATACGGTTAACGATATGAAGTTAAGAATTGGTCGTGGTACTGTAGGTAATAATAGATTTAATAGTTACGCATATTCTGCAGGTGTCACAAATGGTAAAGATTATGCTTTTGGAACCGATGCTTCTGATATACTTTCATTAGGTTCAACACAAAGCCAGTTTGCGAATGCTGATATAAAATGGGAAACTTCGGTTCAGTGGAATGCTGGTGTTGATATTGCAATGTTCGATAACAAATTAACCCTTACTGCAGAGGTTTATGATACTCGTAAAAAAGATATGTTATTTCCGGTAACAGTACCTGGTTCAGCAAGTGGTTCTGCAGGAGGAAGACCAACAACTGTAACTTTAAATGTTGGTGACATGACGAATAGGGGTTTTGAATTAGCAATGGGCTACAGAACGCAAACAGGACAAGTGAAATGGGGAATTAACGGTACATTTAGTACAAACGAGAATGAAATTACCCGTATGATTACTGGTAGTGATTTTATCCTTACTGATGACTCTGGTTTGATCGGCGGAGCTCGATCTTCTTCTCAGATTACAGCTCTTGCAGAAGGGTATGAAGCGGGAGCATTCTTTATTTACACCACTGATGGTATTGTCGATACAAATGAGAAATTAGCTAAATATCAACAGATTCAACCATCAGCAAGAATGGGCGATTTAGTTTATGAAGATAATAATGGTGATGGGAGAATCTCAGAACAAGATAGAGTTTATCAGGGTAGTGGTCTTCCGAAATATGAGTGTGGATTAAACTTTATTGTAGACTACAAAGGATTTGATTTTTCGATGCAATGGTATGCTGCTTTGGGACACGAAATTATGAATGGAGCTAAAGCCACTGCTTATGGTTGGGGACGTCACAAAGATCTATTATATGCATGGTCCGAAGCCAATCCTGAAACTTCTATTCCTACTTACCGAGCAGATATGAAATCGCATGAAAATTATAAAGGATATACAGATTTATGGTTGGAAGATGGATCCTATGTAAGACTTAAATCGATCACCGTGGGATATAGTTTGCCAAACAGCATGCTTGCAAAATTAGGTCTTTCAAAAGCCAGAGTTTATGTAAGTGCACAAAATCCGTTAACGTTTACAAAATATTCGGGATTCGATCCTGAAGTTGGTGGAGGAATTGAAGCTAGAGGTCTTGATAAAGGAAATTATCCTGTCACCTCAATGTATTTAGTGGGTATAAATCTTAATTTTTAA
- a CDS encoding RagB/SusD family nutrient uptake outer membrane protein yields MKRHIFKYLLILVSMVTIGLSSCSDYLEETDPNLLSSETYWRNLNDTKSGLTATYASLLNHYVLNIPEESCRADMGWPGYGRPSPNGGGPVNWYYHTYSSTTTEVERKWQALYLGVFRANQVIEGLEIIKADMTEDNMDEWTNQMGEARFFRGLFHFYLYQTYNNGSIVIREDVPLDLTDFNKSLSTAEEAIEFVREDLLYAYTNLVPRYTEAKDQGRITAGAAATILGNTYLFEGEYDAAKPYFEDVINNDEYGYELVQDLDLMFTQAGELNAESILEICYNVEYRTELSSWDEESLWSRWASRTAGNTGCLTPVWLAYAYKSEDMDPLDSRNYYEDESNPGVSVLRNVPLRASAMVTLVEDEQTAYYGGTVTENTNYTWNGWGFSRPKKYTNHDHLTEEAESGGSSNNSEKNVTIDRLAEVYLNLAECILKTDGDVQDAIDLINDIRSRWGLVLLGNANGDASHTYNGLAYTADELMDQIMFVEKPLELSNEGHEIRWVDMRRWGITAEVFEKLSNEVYYAIDYSFVSTNGTNKTLSRASLVKSVPPGYSGKTAIVDYEYDQSVLNYNPAVHDYFGIPSNETISNSNVN; encoded by the coding sequence ATGAAACGACATATATTCAAGTATTTATTAATCTTAGTCTCAATGGTAACGATAGGATTATCATCCTGTTCAGATTATTTGGAAGAGACGGATCCCAATTTGTTGTCATCAGAAACTTACTGGAGAAACCTAAATGATACAAAATCTGGATTAACAGCCACTTATGCATCATTATTAAATCATTACGTTCTGAATATTCCGGAAGAAAGCTGTAGAGCTGATATGGGATGGCCAGGATATGGACGACCTTCTCCAAATGGAGGAGGACCTGTAAATTGGTATTATCATACTTATTCGAGTACGACGACCGAAGTTGAACGTAAATGGCAAGCTTTATACCTTGGTGTTTTTAGAGCAAATCAAGTAATTGAAGGTCTTGAAATAATTAAAGCTGATATGACTGAGGATAATATGGATGAGTGGACGAACCAAATGGGAGAAGCTCGATTTTTTAGAGGCCTGTTTCACTTTTACCTTTATCAAACATATAACAATGGAAGTATTGTGATTCGTGAAGATGTTCCTTTGGATCTAACCGACTTTAATAAAAGCTTATCGACAGCTGAAGAGGCAATTGAATTTGTTCGTGAAGATTTACTTTATGCTTATACTAATTTGGTACCTAGATATACTGAAGCGAAAGATCAAGGCCGAATTACAGCTGGTGCGGCAGCAACAATTCTTGGAAATACTTATTTGTTTGAAGGGGAGTATGACGCGGCCAAACCATATTTCGAAGATGTAATTAACAACGACGAATATGGATATGAATTGGTTCAGGATTTGGATTTGATGTTTACACAAGCTGGAGAATTGAATGCTGAATCGATTTTGGAAATTTGTTATAATGTTGAGTATAGAACAGAATTAAGCAGTTGGGATGAGGAGAGTTTATGGTCGAGATGGGCTAGTAGAACTGCTGGTAATACTGGCTGTTTAACTCCAGTTTGGTTGGCTTATGCATACAAGTCGGAAGATATGGATCCATTGGATTCTCGTAATTATTATGAGGATGAATCCAATCCAGGAGTTAGCGTTTTAAGAAATGTTCCCTTAAGAGCCTCAGCAATGGTAACATTAGTTGAAGATGAGCAAACTGCTTATTACGGAGGAACCGTTACTGAAAATACTAATTATACATGGAATGGCTGGGGTTTTAGCCGACCTAAAAAATACACTAATCACGATCATCTTACCGAAGAAGCTGAATCGGGAGGAAGCAGCAATAATTCGGAAAAGAACGTGACTATAGACAGGTTAGCTGAAGTGTATTTGAATTTAGCAGAATGTATTTTGAAAACAGATGGTGATGTTCAGGATGCGATTGATTTGATTAATGATATTCGTAGCAGATGGGGACTTGTATTACTTGGAAATGCAAATGGCGATGCTTCTCATACCTATAATGGATTAGCCTATACAGCTGATGAATTAATGGATCAAATCATGTTTGTTGAAAAGCCGTTGGAACTTTCAAACGAAGGACATGAAATAAGATGGGTTGATATGAGACGTTGGGGAATAACTGCAGAGGTGTTTGAAAAATTGTCAAATGAAGTTTACTACGCGATTGATTATAGCTTCGTATCCACTAATGGAACAAATAAGACATTGTCAAGAGCTTCATTGGTTAAAAGTGTGCCTCCTGGATATTCTGGAAAAACCGCTATTGTAGATTACGAATATGACCAGTCAGTCTTAAATTATAATCCTGCTGTTCATGATTATTTTGGGATTCCATCAAACGAGACCATTTCCAATTCAAACGTTAATTAG
- a CDS encoding Arm DNA-binding domain-containing protein codes for MNTFSALNISFLIRKNRSNKQGEAPIYMRISVDVERKRVPKYRHPFLFHKTQRLFVSFGSVNLYCVFSKNGVR; via the coding sequence ATGAACACCTTTTCAGCACTTAATATCAGTTTCTTAATTAGAAAGAATCGCTCTAATAAACAGGGTGAGGCTCCTATCTATATGCGTATCTCTGTAGATGTGGAACGTAAAAGGGTGCCCAAATACAGGCACCCTTTTCTATTTCATAAAACTCAACGATTATTTGTATCGTTCGGAAGTGTTAATCTTTATTGCGTGTTCAGTAAAAATGGTGTCCGTTAG
- a CDS encoding tetratricopeptide repeat protein, which translates to MSKNKNDQVSEDNFENLEQALSKTEQYIEKNQKKLTSIAIVIVLITLGFFAYQKYYKAPLNERAQNQLFQAQRYFEIDSFNLALNGDENYPGFIDIVDEFSSTTAGNISEYYAGVSYLRIGEFQNAIDYLERFSSDDFLLSALAKAAIGDAYMELGKTEKAASNYMDASSFNTNDFTTPIYLQKAGIAYEMLGEYNKALAAYESIEQDFAKSAEARDVEKYITRAKSMIK; encoded by the coding sequence ATGTCAAAGAATAAAAACGATCAGGTATCTGAAGATAATTTTGAAAATTTAGAACAAGCGTTAAGCAAAACCGAACAATATATTGAAAAGAATCAGAAAAAACTGACCTCTATCGCAATAGTTATAGTCCTTATTACTTTAGGATTTTTTGCTTATCAAAAATATTACAAAGCCCCTCTTAATGAGCGCGCTCAAAATCAATTATTCCAAGCTCAAAGATATTTTGAGATCGATTCTTTTAATCTTGCATTAAATGGTGATGAGAATTATCCTGGATTTATAGATATCGTTGATGAATTTAGCTCAACTACTGCAGGAAATATTTCAGAATATTATGCTGGCGTTTCGTATCTAAGAATAGGTGAATTCCAAAATGCTATTGATTATCTGGAAAGATTCAGTTCTGATGATTTCTTACTTAGCGCTCTGGCAAAAGCTGCTATTGGTGATGCTTATATGGAATTAGGAAAAACTGAGAAGGCTGCTTCAAATTATATGGATGCAAGTTCATTCAACACGAATGATTTTACAACTCCTATTTATTTGCAAAAAGCAGGAATTGCCTACGAAATGTTAGGTGAATACAATAAAGCACTTGCTGCTTACGAATCGATCGAACAAGATTTTGCTAAATCAGCAGAAGCTCGTGACGTTGAAAAATACATTACAAGAGCAAAATCAATGATAAAGTAA
- the recF gene encoding DNA replication/repair protein RecF (All proteins in this family for which functions are known are DNA-binding proteins that assist the filamentation of RecA onto DNA for the initiation of recombination or recombinational repair.), producing the protein MYLEKLSLLNYKNILDLELNFSPKINCFIGNNGMGKTNLLDAVYYLSFCKSYFTVSDQQNINHNEQFMVLEGKYQRKELNELVYCGVKRGQKKNFKRNKKEYKKLSEHIGLLPIVMVSPADVSLITDGSDERRKYMDSVISQYDRKYLEDLIRYNRVLMQRNKLLKDFASGSKFDEDTLSIWDEQMIVLGTSIYEKRKDFLNKLMPVFQEYYQMISQGNETVNLEYKSLLHENSLRDLLINARWKDQVTQYTTVGIHKDDLELTLGGYPIKKMGSQGQQKTYLIALKLAQFDFIKQIAGFNPILLLDDIFDKLDSQRVEQIVKLVSEDRFGQIFISDTNRDHLNEILSSMKQEYQLFVIDKGAIVS; encoded by the coding sequence ATGTATCTTGAAAAATTATCCCTTTTAAACTATAAAAACATACTTGATTTAGAATTGAATTTTTCACCAAAGATCAATTGTTTTATTGGGAATAATGGAATGGGAAAGACCAATTTACTGGATGCGGTTTACTACCTAAGTTTTTGTAAATCTTATTTTACGGTAAGCGATCAGCAAAATATCAATCACAATGAACAGTTTATGGTGTTGGAGGGGAAATATCAACGCAAGGAATTGAATGAGTTGGTGTATTGTGGTGTAAAGCGCGGGCAGAAGAAAAATTTCAAGCGAAATAAAAAAGAGTATAAAAAGCTGTCGGAGCACATTGGTTTGCTGCCAATAGTGATGGTTTCGCCTGCTGATGTTAGTCTAATTACTGATGGCAGTGATGAGCGCCGAAAGTATATGGACAGTGTAATCTCGCAGTACGACCGTAAATATCTGGAAGACTTAATTCGTTACAATCGTGTTTTGATGCAACGAAACAAGTTGTTGAAAGATTTTGCGTCAGGCAGCAAATTTGATGAAGACACCTTAAGCATTTGGGATGAACAGATGATTGTTCTGGGAACTTCTATTTATGAAAAGAGAAAAGATTTTTTGAATAAATTAATGCCGGTTTTTCAGGAGTATTACCAGATGATTTCTCAGGGGAATGAAACTGTAAATTTGGAATATAAATCGCTTTTGCATGAAAACTCACTGCGCGATTTATTAATTAATGCCCGTTGGAAAGATCAGGTAACACAATATACTACTGTTGGTATTCATAAGGACGATTTGGAATTGACTCTAGGAGGATATCCGATTAAAAAAATGGGTTCTCAAGGACAACAAAAGACTTATTTGATTGCTCTAAAGCTGGCACAATTCGATTTTATTAAGCAAATTGCCGGATTTAACCCAATTCTTTTACTCGATGATATTTTCGATAAACTGGATTCACAACGAGTAGAGCAGATTGTAAAATTGGTTTCGGAAGATCGTTTTGGTCAGATTTTTATATCCGATACCAATCGCGATCATTTGAATGAGATACTTTCAAGTATGAAACAGGAATATCAATTGTTTGTTATCGATAAGGGTGCCATTGTAAGCTAA
- a CDS encoding DUF721 domain-containing protein, protein MRRSNTKKIDELIRQVLKENNLDGRLKEYELVNSWEKVIGKSVANATTEIYIRNRKLFVKVRSSVIRNELIMIREGLIRALNREAQANIIDDIVVR, encoded by the coding sequence ATGAGAAGAAGTAATACTAAAAAAATTGATGAATTAATTCGACAGGTACTAAAGGAAAACAATCTGGATGGGCGTTTGAAAGAGTACGAGTTGGTGAATTCTTGGGAGAAAGTAATTGGTAAATCGGTTGCCAATGCCACTACTGAAATATACATTCGCAACAGAAAGTTATTCGTTAAGGTGCGTTCGTCGGTAATTAGAAATGAACTGATAATGATTCGCGAAGGCTTAATTCGGGCATTAAACCGAGAAGCGCAAGCAAATATTATCGACGATATTGTTGTGCGATAA
- a CDS encoding nucleoside-diphosphate kinase has product MRSDRTFTMIKPDAVANGYIGAILAKINKAGFRIVAMKYTKLTKDQAMKFYEVHQERPFYGDLTDFMSSGTIVAAILEKDNAVADFRKLIGATNPAEAEEGTIRKEFAESMSRNAVHGSDSDENACIEGAYHFSGTEIF; this is encoded by the coding sequence ATGAGAAGCGATAGAACCTTTACCATGATAAAACCAGATGCTGTTGCAAACGGTTATATTGGCGCTATTCTAGCAAAAATTAACAAGGCAGGATTTCGTATTGTTGCCATGAAATACACAAAACTCACAAAAGATCAAGCAATGAAATTTTATGAGGTTCATCAGGAAAGACCATTTTATGGTGATTTAACCGATTTTATGAGTTCGGGAACAATTGTAGCTGCAATTTTGGAAAAAGACAATGCTGTTGCAGATTTCAGAAAATTAATTGGAGCAACAAATCCAGCTGAAGCTGAAGAAGGAACAATTCGCAAAGAATTTGCAGAATCAATGTCGCGTAATGCAGTTCATGGATCGGATAGTGATGAAAATGCTTGTATTGAAGGAGCCTATCATTTCTCAGGAACAGAAATATTTTAA
- a CDS encoding DHH family phosphoesterase, producing the protein MNNLQNRIDQELIKETAALLEESTKISIIPHSGPDGDAIGSSLALYQYLIKKGKKAQIISPSAYPVFLKWLPGNSDVWIYTNGKKKAEEFINSSDLIFIVDHNSFKRSGDLEVVLEKATAKKIMIDHHPEPEQIVDFMFSDTQMCSTCEMMYEFIEALGDEELIDEQISECIYTGIITDTGGLSYNSSQPRTYQIVGSLIEKGIDKSKIHSNIYDNFSPERMKLLGHCLDQGLEVLSEYKTAIITLTKEDLVHFSYKDGDTEGFVNYPLSIQNMLISVIFIEKDGAVKISFRSKGDVPINKVAREYFNGGGHMNAAGGRTETSLKDAIDQFKAVLPEFYKSL; encoded by the coding sequence ATGAACAATTTGCAAAATAGGATCGACCAAGAGCTGATTAAGGAAACAGCAGCATTGCTTGAAGAATCCACAAAAATCTCAATTATTCCGCATTCAGGACCCGATGGTGATGCCATTGGATCTTCATTGGCATTGTATCAGTATCTGATTAAAAAAGGGAAAAAAGCACAAATTATTAGTCCAAGTGCTTATCCTGTTTTCTTAAAATGGTTACCTGGAAATTCTGATGTTTGGATCTATACCAATGGAAAGAAAAAGGCAGAAGAATTTATTAATTCATCTGATCTTATTTTCATTGTAGACCATAATTCATTTAAGCGTTCAGGCGATTTAGAGGTGGTGCTCGAAAAAGCGACTGCAAAAAAAATCATGATCGATCATCATCCCGAACCTGAACAAATTGTTGATTTTATGTTCTCGGATACTCAAATGTGTTCTACCTGCGAAATGATGTATGAATTCATTGAAGCTTTGGGAGATGAGGAATTGATTGATGAGCAAATTTCTGAATGCATTTATACTGGAATTATTACCGATACAGGAGGTTTAAGTTACAATTCTTCTCAACCAAGAACCTACCAGATTGTAGGTAGTTTAATTGAAAAAGGAATTGATAAAAGTAAAATTCATTCGAATATTTACGATAACTTTTCTCCTGAAAGGATGAAATTGTTAGGCCATTGTCTGGATCAGGGATTGGAAGTTTTGTCGGAATACAAAACAGCAATTATTACTTTAACGAAGGAAGATTTAGTCCATTTTAGCTATAAGGATGGTGATACCGAGGGTTTTGTGAATTATCCTTTGTCTATTCAGAATATGCTGATTTCTGTAATTTTTATTGAAAAGGATGGTGCAGTTAAGATATCTTTCCGATCGAAAGGTGATGTTCCTATTAATAAGGTTGCCAGAGAGTATTTTAATGGTGGGGGACATATGAATGCCGCAGGTGGAAGAACAGAGACATCCTTAAAAGATGCAATTGATCAATTCAAGGCGGTTTTGCCTGAATTTTACAAGAGCTTGTAA
- a CDS encoding SAM-dependent methyltransferase — protein sequence MKGKLFLIPMTLGDTEIDQVIPNHIQQLIPDIKHFIVENIRTTRRYLKKVNQDINIDELTFYELNKHTSPKDISSYLNAITNHDIGIISEAGCPGVADPGADVVKIAHTKDIQVVPLVGPSSILLSLMGSGFNGQNFAFNGYLPIQAGDRSKKIKQLDNRSLNEGQTQMFIETPFRNMKMIEDLLQNCSPATKLCIAADITLESEYIKTMSIQAWKNKVPDLHKRPAIFLIHREK from the coding sequence ATGAAGGGCAAACTTTTTTTAATCCCAATGACCTTGGGTGATACGGAAATCGACCAGGTAATACCAAATCACATTCAACAACTGATTCCAGATATTAAACACTTTATTGTTGAAAATATCAGAACAACACGACGTTATCTTAAAAAAGTAAATCAAGATATAAATATAGATGAGCTTACTTTTTATGAGCTAAACAAACACACCTCTCCAAAAGACATATCAAGCTATTTAAATGCCATTACCAATCATGACATAGGAATTATTTCGGAAGCTGGATGCCCTGGAGTCGCTGATCCTGGAGCTGACGTAGTTAAAATTGCTCACACAAAAGACATACAGGTTGTGCCACTGGTTGGACCTTCCTCCATATTGCTTTCTTTAATGGGATCGGGCTTTAACGGACAAAATTTTGCCTTTAACGGATACTTGCCAATTCAAGCTGGAGATAGAAGCAAAAAAATAAAGCAATTAGACAACCGTTCATTGAACGAAGGTCAGACTCAGATGTTTATCGAAACTCCTTTTCGAAACATGAAAATGATAGAAGATTTACTTCAAAATTGCAGTCCTGCCACAAAACTATGTATTGCCGCCGACATCACACTTGAATCGGAATACATTAAAACCATGTCGATACAAGCATGGAAAAATAAAGTGCCGGATTTACACAAAAGACCTGCCATTTTTCTAATCCACAGAGAAAAATAA
- a CDS encoding bile acid:sodium symporter family protein, which yields MTQIARKIILNRNFILVLAVVLGLLIGDWANLLKEYTFYILAIVMTFSTTGISTRALFPLKQMILPMLMGSFLNYVVFGAVIISLSYWLMPTPELFLGFVVIASTPPGVAVIPFSHILDGDLKYAIVGTLGAFISSLFFAPLIVGLFSNIDGGINPLDLFITMVQLVLVPLLISRLLLWQPIKPTVEKFRGKIVDWGFALIIFTAVGLNRQVFFSNFDILLLVSLVLFLGIFGLGWIYELLSRKLGVKAPVAMTQNLLVTIKSSGFAVVTALTLFGEEAAIPSAVMAIFVLAYLLYLSVRKEIRDSK from the coding sequence ATGACACAGATTGCCCGTAAAATAATATTAAATCGAAACTTCATTCTTGTTCTTGCTGTTGTTCTCGGATTGCTGATTGGCGATTGGGCAAACCTGTTAAAAGAGTATACTTTTTACATATTGGCAATTGTAATGACCTTTTCAACAACAGGTATTTCAACAAGGGCATTGTTTCCTTTAAAGCAGATGATACTGCCAATGCTGATGGGATCATTTTTGAATTACGTAGTATTTGGAGCTGTAATTATTTCTTTGTCGTACTGGTTAATGCCAACGCCCGAACTTTTTCTTGGATTTGTAGTAATTGCTTCTACACCGCCTGGCGTTGCTGTAATTCCATTCTCACATATTTTAGATGGTGATTTAAAATATGCCATAGTCGGGACTTTGGGCGCTTTTATTTCTTCCTTATTTTTTGCCCCGCTCATTGTAGGCTTGTTTTCAAATATCGATGGAGGCATCAACCCGCTTGATTTATTTATCACCATGGTACAGCTTGTGTTGGTTCCTTTGCTGATATCACGATTACTTCTTTGGCAACCAATTAAACCTACAGTAGAGAAGTTTAGGGGTAAAATTGTGGATTGGGGATTTGCTCTGATCATTTTTACTGCTGTTGGCTTAAATAGACAAGTATTTTTTTCTAATTTTGATATACTCTTGCTGGTGTCTCTGGTTTTGTTTCTTGGGATTTTTGGTTTGGGATGGATTTATGAATTGCTTAGCCGTAAATTAGGTGTTAAAGCTCCGGTTGCGATGACTCAGAATCTTTTAGTTACGATTAAAAGTTCTGGTTTTGCAGTGGTGACAGCCTTAACTTTATTTGGAGAGGAAGCGGCAATACCCTCTGCTGTGATGGCAATTTTTGTATTGGCTTATTTGTTATATCTGTCCGTTCGAAAAGAAATCAGGGATTCAAAATAG